A window from Candidatus Sysuiplasma jiujiangense encodes these proteins:
- a CDS encoding inositol monophosphatase: protein MKNELREIAESVKDAVRAIADKDGTGEVAGKGADGQPSYAADVAAEAAAFRKAEGLGLNINILSEESPFVDRKSEQTLVLDPIDGSLNLIHGVPFYSVSLAVGTGSLSSVKYGLVMNLVTGDTFYAEKGKGAFRNDELIHVRKFNEKDSMFFVYMGANASSNAYDISRKSGMVRSLGSASLEMCLVAFGKADVFYMRAVDSHHALRIVDIAASSLILREAGGEVYDLTGNILDMRFDITDRKSLIAVGDRSLRRFAL, encoded by the coding sequence GTGAAAAATGAACTCAGGGAAATCGCCGAAAGCGTGAAAGATGCGGTAAGGGCGATCGCGGACAAGGACGGAACCGGAGAGGTCGCAGGAAAGGGCGCCGACGGCCAGCCGAGCTATGCGGCGGATGTCGCGGCAGAGGCGGCAGCTTTCAGGAAGGCGGAGGGACTGGGCCTGAACATAAACATACTCAGCGAAGAATCGCCCTTCGTTGACAGGAAATCAGAGCAGACGCTTGTGCTCGATCCTATCGACGGAAGCCTAAATCTGATTCATGGAGTTCCATTCTATTCCGTGTCGCTTGCAGTCGGCACCGGTTCGCTTTCCTCAGTCAAGTACGGCCTGGTAATGAATCTTGTGACGGGGGACACCTTCTATGCCGAGAAGGGGAAGGGCGCATTCAGGAACGATGAACTCATCCACGTGAGGAAGTTCAACGAAAAGGACTCCATGTTTTTCGTCTACATGGGAGCGAATGCGTCAAGCAACGCGTATGATATTTCAAGAAAAAGCGGAATGGTCAGATCTCTCGGCTCCGCATCCCTTGAAATGTGCCTGGTTGCGTTTGGAAAGGCGGATGTTTTCTATATGAGGGCTGTTGACAGCCATCATGCACTCAGGATAGTCGACATAGCAGCCTCATCGCTCATACTCAGGGAAGCAGGAGGGGAAGTATACGACCTGACGGGAAACATACTGGATATGCGCTTTGACATAACGGACAGGAAGTCCCTGATAGCAGTGGGTGACAGATCACTGCGGAGGTTTGCCCTTTGA
- a CDS encoding glycosyltransferase family 4 protein, which translates to MKIVQVSPYYSPHHGGVESFVRDISEEMTKRGNEVTVLTSRFDRTLPAEENFRNMRVVRVPLRGTFFRTPFPRRLARYLEGDFDIIHSHTPPPSFAYTTSSRRYDGKGVRVVTYHCDSDIPSRLLSPFIRMVDRRMSGRIIRSADCVIVTTETYASTSLNTWNITPEIVPVSANTRRFFPDPEDRIRTRRRLSIDRYKVVLFVGRLVRHKGVQYLAGAMRFLPEDYRLLVVGDGEYAASIKRYIRIHSLDSKVKMLGDIPDSVLPSVYRASDVLVVPSTSRLEAFGISAIEAMASGTPVVVSDIPGVREIISDGIQGLRAEPMNPKDIALKIREITSDRAGRDEMGRRGIARSREFSSSSITDRLLAIYRGLLASNNGQLDP; encoded by the coding sequence TTGAAGATAGTGCAGGTGTCGCCATACTATTCCCCTCATCACGGTGGAGTGGAATCGTTTGTGAGGGACATATCTGAAGAGATGACAAAGCGGGGCAATGAGGTCACAGTTCTGACATCGCGGTTCGACAGGACGCTTCCTGCCGAAGAGAATTTTCGTAATATGCGGGTTGTGAGGGTGCCGCTCAGGGGGACATTCTTCAGAACACCGTTTCCGAGAAGGCTGGCCCGTTATCTTGAAGGTGATTTCGACATTATCCATTCCCATACCCCTCCTCCCAGCTTTGCCTACACGACCTCCTCGCGCAGGTACGACGGAAAAGGCGTCAGGGTCGTGACGTATCATTGCGATTCGGATATACCTTCGAGACTTCTGTCTCCCTTCATAAGGATGGTGGACAGGAGGATGAGCGGGAGGATAATAAGAAGCGCCGACTGCGTCATCGTCACAACCGAAACATATGCGTCAACTTCCCTGAACACATGGAACATCACGCCTGAAATTGTGCCTGTCAGCGCGAATACGAGGAGATTCTTTCCGGACCCGGAAGACAGGATAAGGACCAGGCGCAGACTCTCCATCGACAGATACAAAGTTGTCCTTTTTGTAGGAAGACTTGTAAGGCACAAGGGAGTTCAGTATCTGGCCGGCGCTATGAGATTTCTGCCTGAGGACTACAGGCTGCTGGTAGTGGGCGACGGTGAATATGCAGCCTCCATAAAGCGGTACATACGCATACATTCCCTTGATTCGAAGGTGAAGATGCTGGGCGACATCCCTGACTCTGTTCTTCCGTCTGTTTACAGGGCGTCCGATGTCCTCGTTGTCCCTTCCACCTCCAGGCTGGAGGCTTTCGGCATATCTGCCATTGAGGCAATGGCAAGCGGCACGCCTGTCGTTGTAAGCGACATACCCGGCGTCAGGGAAATCATCTCGGACGGGATCCAGGGCCTGCGCGCCGAACCGATGAATCCGAAGGACATCGCGCTGAAGATCAGGGAAATAACTTCCGACAGGGCAGGCAGGGATGAGATGGGTCGCCGGGGTATCGCCAGGTCGAGAGAATTTTCGAGCAGTTCCATCACTGACAGGCTTCTGGCCATATACCGCGGACTGCTGGCGTCAAACAACGGCCAGCTCGATCCTTGA
- the hemC gene encoding hydroxymethylbilane synthase, translating to MTQTRIALECLASAGIDEKFQLNAVRTSGDEKKKRFNPAEGSFADRINSMIINGEIDIGVHSLKDLPADISQELEIAVVPRRGSRLDCLLGPGPFFRLPTGSRIGTSSQRRAAQALRLRRDIMIRPLRGNVGTRTDAVVQGRVDAALLAMAGLERLKFVPPDGIRMYPLSLDYFVPAAGQGAIAVVCRRGYLERSVRERATDRQCIGEIEIERALLRALSAGCNSPLGISAVSFGRGYTVRIQMLSPDGSSEARLTRTVRTGDGTGSILSDFRPIAREKLGDLFHV from the coding sequence ATGACCCAGACCAGGATCGCGCTCGAATGCCTCGCATCAGCAGGCATTGACGAAAAGTTTCAGCTGAATGCCGTAAGAACAAGCGGGGACGAGAAGAAGAAACGTTTCAACCCGGCTGAAGGGTCCTTTGCCGACAGGATAAACAGCATGATAATTAATGGCGAAATAGATATCGGTGTTCACAGCCTCAAGGATTTACCTGCCGACATTTCGCAGGAGCTCGAGATAGCTGTTGTCCCCAGGAGGGGCAGCAGGCTCGACTGCCTGCTCGGCCCGGGCCCGTTCTTCAGGCTCCCCACAGGTTCAAGGATAGGGACATCGAGTCAGAGGCGTGCGGCACAGGCACTCAGGTTAAGGCGCGATATCATGATCCGGCCGCTGAGGGGCAACGTAGGCACAAGGACAGATGCGGTGGTCCAAGGAAGGGTAGACGCAGCGCTGCTCGCTATGGCAGGACTGGAAAGGCTGAAGTTTGTTCCGCCGGACGGCATACGCATGTATCCGCTTTCCCTGGATTACTTCGTCCCCGCCGCAGGACAGGGGGCGATTGCGGTTGTCTGCAGAAGAGGCTATCTGGAAAGGAGTGTAAGGGAGAGGGCAACGGACAGGCAGTGCATCGGCGAGATTGAGATAGAGCGTGCGCTTCTCCGCGCGCTGAGCGCCGGCTGCAACTCGCCGCTGGGCATAAGTGCAGTCTCCTTCGGACGCGGATACACGGTAAGGATCCAGATGCTGTCCCCGGACGGCTCCTCCGAAGCAAGGCTCACAAGAACTGTGAGAACGGGTGACGGCACGGGCTCGATCCTTTCCGATTTCAGGCCGATTGCAAGGGAGAAGCTGGGGGATCTGTTTCATGTCTGA
- a CDS encoding NAD(+)/NADH kinase → MNIALYANSSIPDARAVAAEIYRLLDGKVELEAETARQFRKKGRKLEDIRAEILIVVGGDGTMLKSLMRYDGPVLGINAGDVGFLTEVGKGEVKKAVNLLMKGKYRIEEKLKLKTIVDGARLEDAVNEAVVTGADPGNVRHFNLKIDGSSVGLVKSDGIIISTPTGSTSYSLAAGGPIVDPSASVLVLSPIAPYGISSRPIVAGDTSTIHLSVEGGRRCVLVIDGHVRRFLRGEEKIDFSVSEKKAKFVSFDRDFYHRIHTKLTG, encoded by the coding sequence TTGAACATCGCCCTGTATGCCAATTCCTCCATTCCCGATGCACGCGCTGTCGCAGCGGAGATATACAGGCTGCTTGACGGAAAGGTTGAGCTCGAAGCGGAAACAGCCCGCCAGTTTAGAAAGAAGGGCAGGAAACTCGAGGACATCAGGGCGGAGATACTCATCGTAGTAGGTGGCGACGGGACGATGCTGAAATCCCTCATGCGGTATGATGGACCCGTGCTCGGTATAAATGCCGGCGACGTCGGTTTCCTTACAGAAGTGGGAAAGGGGGAAGTGAAAAAAGCGGTAAATCTGCTGATGAAGGGGAAGTACCGGATAGAGGAGAAACTGAAGCTGAAAACGATTGTCGACGGTGCCAGATTGGAGGATGCGGTCAACGAGGCGGTGGTAACAGGCGCCGATCCCGGCAATGTGAGACATTTCAATCTTAAGATAGACGGAAGCAGTGTCGGCCTGGTGAAATCGGACGGCATCATCATCTCGACTCCGACCGGCTCGACATCCTATTCCCTTGCTGCCGGCGGACCGATTGTTGACCCTTCCGCATCGGTCCTTGTTCTTTCTCCCATCGCGCCATATGGCATATCATCAAGACCGATTGTAGCAGGCGACACATCCACAATCCACCTTTCCGTCGAAGGCGGAAGGCGCTGTGTCCTTGTCATAGACGGGCATGTGAGGCGTTTTCTCAGGGGAGAGGAAAAGATTGATTTTTCTGTATCGGAAAAAAAGGCGAAATTTGTCAGTTTTGACCGCGATTTCTATCACCGCATACACACAAAGCTGACGGGCTGA
- the larE gene encoding ATP-dependent sacrificial sulfur transferase LarE: MAALDTGTENRLENAIARLRSTVLSLESAVIGLSGGVDSALVAFIAREQLGDRAVAVTAISPSLSSEELESAVNVASEIGIRHLTVATGETEMEAYLRNDSMRCFHCKKELASVLKKVAEREGARSVLLGVNKSDFGDFRPGIRAAEEEGLLFPLAMCGIEKDDVRRIAGLLGLSVHSRPSNACLSSRIQYGQRLDMSVLRSVEEAERYIRGLGFRNVRVRVHDRIARVEIDAGDMERAASPAIREGIVSRLKALGFGYVVLDLEGFRSGSMNLPLRNSR; the protein is encoded by the coding sequence GTGGCAGCATTGGATACAGGGACTGAAAACAGGCTGGAGAACGCGATTGCGCGCCTGCGCAGTACTGTCCTTTCGCTTGAATCCGCGGTAATCGGCCTTTCCGGCGGCGTGGATAGTGCACTTGTCGCATTCATAGCAAGGGAACAGCTCGGCGACAGGGCAGTTGCTGTTACGGCCATATCGCCCTCGCTTTCATCCGAAGAGCTGGAGTCGGCTGTGAATGTTGCGTCCGAAATAGGCATAAGGCACCTGACAGTGGCCACCGGGGAGACGGAAATGGAAGCATACCTCCGCAACGATTCAATGCGCTGCTTCCACTGCAAGAAGGAACTTGCATCCGTCCTGAAGAAGGTGGCGGAGAGAGAAGGGGCCCGTAGCGTCCTGCTCGGCGTCAATAAATCCGACTTCGGTGATTTCAGGCCGGGCATCAGGGCCGCGGAAGAGGAGGGTCTGCTGTTTCCGCTGGCAATGTGCGGCATCGAAAAGGATGATGTCAGGAGGATTGCCGGGTTGCTCGGGCTTAGCGTGCATTCGCGTCCGTCCAACGCATGCCTTTCTTCTCGTATACAGTACGGCCAGCGGCTCGACATGTCAGTCCTCAGGTCGGTGGAGGAGGCGGAGCGGTACATACGGGGCCTGGGTTTCAGAAATGTCAGGGTCAGGGTGCATGACAGAATAGCAAGGGTCGAGATCGATGCCGGCGACATGGAACGCGCTGCTTCTCCGGCAATCAGGGAAGGCATTGTCTCCAGGCTTAAGGCGCTGGGTTTCGGCTACGTGGTTCTTGACCTTGAGGGCTTCAGGAGCGGCAGCATGAATCTGCCGCTCAGGAACAGCCGGTAG
- a CDS encoding fibrillarin-like rRNA/tRNA 2'-O-methyltransferase: MQANGSIARIGGRLYTKNSRPGWSLGRERLEMLGGNEYREWDPYRSKLSAYLECGGKHFPFDEFSRTLYLGAAAGTTASHVADISPSGKVYCIEKAFGPYSKLAGVCSLHDNMVPVMCDANRPESYEMLVENPQILYQDIAQKNLIEIFIRNARHFPSLRHFFVVVKSRSVDSSADPVLIFKSSAERLTAEFGCRPEIVDISAFEKDHAVIAFGR; this comes from the coding sequence ATGCAGGCGAACGGCAGTATTGCAAGGATAGGCGGCAGGCTTTACACTAAGAACAGCAGGCCTGGCTGGTCGCTCGGCAGAGAACGGCTCGAGATGCTCGGTGGAAACGAGTACAGGGAGTGGGATCCTTACAGAAGCAAACTTTCGGCCTATCTCGAATGCGGCGGAAAGCACTTTCCGTTCGACGAGTTCAGCAGGACGCTCTATCTCGGTGCAGCGGCAGGCACGACTGCAAGCCATGTTGCCGACATATCGCCTTCTGGAAAAGTCTACTGCATCGAAAAGGCGTTCGGGCCGTATTCGAAGCTTGCAGGCGTGTGCTCTCTCCACGATAATATGGTGCCCGTGATGTGCGATGCAAACCGTCCGGAGAGTTATGAAATGCTTGTCGAAAATCCGCAGATACTCTACCAGGATATAGCGCAGAAGAACCTGATTGAAATATTTATCAGGAATGCACGCCATTTTCCGTCTCTCAGGCACTTCTTCGTTGTGGTAAAGAGCAGATCGGTAGACTCATCGGCGGACCCTGTCCTGATATTCAAATCATCGGCGGAACGGCTGACGGCGGAATTCGGCTGCAGGCCGGAGATCGTTGATATCTCTGCATTTGAAAAAGACCATGCGGTAATTGCATTCGGCAGGTAA
- a CDS encoding transposase codes for MELRKTIKLTPNGLTKTKEAMLGQEYDAWLACLRYGDSADVPLYSATKQQATILRHRLKKRFSMTRNYPMVLRNDVIKLEKARNAEWSRWWFRVPVKAIRGGLWCPVTMAPAHEELLADASIKIREAKLIRKRNHWSVHVVLQKDVQAPDIDAYPNILAIDMGEMNPATAVLMAPGSSVRPVFYGRKVRGIRRHHAWLRTALQEKRAFRTVKKVKDREARRVAALLHNAAKDIVAVAKETSATIVIGDFTGGHRDTGRGRRFNRMVNSMPFHSLMSMIEYKAMWQDVPVVYVGEAYTSQECHVCHAMGRRRTRSSFECSACGWRGNADMNGALNIGQRWERLQRLVGWNGADSTQSMNPAV; via the coding sequence ATGGAACTCCGAAAAACGATTAAGCTCACGCCCAATGGACTGACAAAGACCAAAGAAGCCATGCTCGGGCAGGAATACGATGCATGGCTCGCATGCCTGCGTTATGGGGACAGCGCCGATGTGCCACTCTATTCGGCGACGAAACAGCAGGCGACGATACTCCGGCACAGACTGAAGAAGCGGTTCAGCATGACCAGGAACTATCCGATGGTCCTCAGGAACGATGTCATAAAGCTGGAGAAGGCGAGGAACGCGGAATGGAGCAGGTGGTGGTTCAGAGTGCCCGTGAAGGCCATCAGGGGCGGACTGTGGTGTCCCGTGACGATGGCCCCGGCACATGAGGAACTGCTCGCCGATGCTTCAATCAAGATACGCGAGGCAAAGCTCATCAGAAAGAGGAATCACTGGTCCGTGCATGTCGTGCTGCAGAAGGATGTACAGGCACCGGACATTGACGCTTATCCCAACATACTTGCCATAGACATGGGTGAGATGAATCCGGCCACTGCCGTGCTGATGGCCCCGGGTTCATCGGTGAGGCCTGTATTTTATGGCAGGAAGGTGAGGGGGATAAGACGCCATCATGCATGGCTGCGGACAGCACTGCAGGAGAAACGTGCGTTCCGCACGGTGAAGAAGGTGAAAGACAGGGAAGCGCGCAGAGTCGCGGCACTGCTGCATAATGCGGCGAAGGATATCGTTGCGGTTGCGAAGGAGACGTCGGCAACAATCGTCATAGGCGATTTCACCGGCGGGCACCGTGATACTGGCAGGGGCAGGAGGTTCAACCGTATGGTCAACTCCATGCCCTTCCACAGCCTGATGTCCATGATAGAGTACAAGGCGATGTGGCAGGATGTGCCCGTTGTCTATGTGGGCGAGGCATACACCTCGCAGGAATGCCATGTCTGCCATGCCATGGGAAGGAGAAGGACACGGTCATCCTTCGAATGCTCTGCGTGCGGATGGCGCGGAAATGCCGATATGAACGGCGCTCTCAACATAGGGCAGCGTTGGGAGAGGTTACAGCGGCTGGTCGGCTGGAACGGGGCTGACTCGACACAGTCCATGAACCCGGCGGTGTGA
- a CDS encoding Mov34/MPN/PAD-1 family protein codes for MPVFSRRRVARRASATVKSINGELLESIMEASRHSLPNEFAAGLAARGDIISELILIPSTKSNFHSASFNYHSILGSFSSVGTVHSHPSGHIMPSLPDLRLFSSVGRIHIIVGYPFERDSWAAFGKDGSRIELAVV; via the coding sequence ATGCCGGTGTTCAGCAGGAGACGTGTTGCGCGCAGGGCGTCCGCCACGGTGAAGAGCATAAACGGCGAACTCCTCGAATCCATCATGGAGGCGTCCAGGCATTCCCTGCCCAACGAATTTGCGGCAGGCCTTGCCGCCAGGGGGGACATCATAAGCGAACTCATACTCATCCCTTCTACAAAGAGCAATTTTCACTCTGCCTCCTTCAATTACCATTCGATACTGGGCAGTTTCTCCTCCGTAGGGACTGTTCATTCGCATCCCTCGGGTCACATAATGCCGAGCCTACCGGACCTGCGTCTTTTCAGTTCAGTCGGAAGGATACACATCATTGTCGGTTATCCGTTCGAGAGAGACAGCTGGGCGGCATTCGGCAAGGACGGTTCAAGGATCGAGCTGGCCGTTGTTTGA
- a CDS encoding uroporphyrinogen-III synthase: MRVLILRPEEETAASAEIALRLGFEPVTAPAISIIRLEADVTAIRAAVEDSCATVFMSRRSVLLLRELCSFSGRLAHMPVIAVGDTTAAELRRMSVEPEVPARHSSEGVASHILSVHRECRAVTVFRSSSGNGLLRKRLGEEGIAVHEIPLYRIVPVRRSPALECAIRAIVAGEKFVVPFTSSMVVRSVFYAAASVGVEDRFRSGLEGCTVISIGEETSKELGRRGVKFTESTVTDFEWMLREASGRL; this comes from the coding sequence ATGCGTGTATTAATCCTGAGACCGGAGGAGGAGACCGCGGCATCCGCCGAAATAGCGCTGAGACTCGGTTTTGAGCCGGTGACTGCGCCCGCAATTTCCATCATTCGCCTCGAAGCAGATGTTACGGCAATAAGGGCAGCTGTGGAGGATTCGTGCGCCACGGTGTTCATGAGCAGGCGTTCGGTCCTCCTGCTCCGCGAGCTATGCTCATTCAGCGGGCGTCTGGCACATATGCCCGTGATTGCCGTCGGCGATACGACAGCCGCCGAACTCCGCAGGATGAGCGTTGAACCTGAGGTGCCTGCAAGGCATTCCTCCGAGGGGGTTGCGTCCCACATTCTTTCAGTCCACAGGGAATGCAGAGCAGTCACGGTGTTCAGGAGTTCGTCGGGAAACGGCCTGCTGCGCAAAAGGCTGGGGGAGGAGGGGATTGCGGTGCACGAGATACCCCTCTACAGAATAGTGCCTGTCCGCAGGAGCCCGGCACTGGAGTGTGCAATCAGGGCGATTGTGGCCGGCGAAAAGTTTGTAGTGCCGTTCACGAGCAGCATGGTTGTCAGGAGCGTATTTTACGCTGCCGCTTCCGTTGGAGTGGAAGATCGGTTCAGGTCCGGACTGGAGGGATGTACCGTCATATCCATAGGTGAGGAAACATCGAAGGAACTGGGCAGAAGGGGCGTTAAATTCACAGAATCCACGGTGACGGACTTCGAATGGATGCTTCGCGAGGCATCCGGGAGGTTATGA
- the hemB gene encoding porphobilinogen synthase, whose protein sequence is MATFPEVRMRRLRRAGIRQMLSTVHVLPASLIYPLFVDANLKKKEPVPSMPGQFRHPLSGLPDLCSEMEDSGVMAVMLFGIPSGKDGNGSGAFDRNGIIQKAIRKVKENSSLVVVADLCLCEYTDHGHCGIVRNGKVLNDETLKVYARIAASQAYAGADMIAPSGMMDGQVRVIRKELDSKGFGETAIMAYSSKAASSFYDPFRVAAESTPSFGDRREYQLNFASRTEHIREMETDIEEGADIVMVKPALTGLDIIARARDKFSVPIAAYNVSGEYAMISACAGNGWMNYRGAVHELLTAIFRAGADLVVTYHAVEYAHWQKEGVI, encoded by the coding sequence ATGGCAACTTTCCCTGAAGTGAGAATGAGAAGGCTGCGCAGGGCAGGCATAAGACAGATGCTGTCCACGGTGCATGTGCTTCCAGCATCGCTCATCTATCCCCTTTTTGTCGATGCAAATCTGAAGAAGAAAGAGCCCGTTCCATCAATGCCGGGTCAGTTCAGGCATCCGCTGAGTGGCCTGCCAGATCTATGTTCAGAGATGGAAGACTCTGGTGTCATGGCAGTGATGCTGTTCGGCATCCCTTCAGGAAAAGACGGGAACGGAAGCGGCGCTTTCGACAGAAACGGCATCATACAGAAAGCAATAAGGAAGGTGAAGGAGAACAGCAGTCTTGTCGTTGTTGCCGATCTCTGCCTGTGCGAATACACTGATCATGGCCACTGCGGTATTGTCAGAAACGGAAAGGTCCTGAATGACGAAACACTGAAGGTATATGCCAGAATTGCAGCATCGCAGGCATACGCCGGTGCTGACATGATAGCTCCGAGCGGAATGATGGACGGACAGGTCCGCGTCATAAGAAAAGAGCTTGACAGCAAAGGCTTTGGAGAAACAGCCATAATGGCTTATTCCTCAAAGGCTGCATCCTCGTTCTATGATCCTTTCAGGGTTGCGGCGGAAAGCACCCCTTCATTCGGAGACAGGAGGGAATATCAGCTCAACTTTGCGAGCAGGACCGAACACATAAGGGAGATGGAGACGGACATTGAGGAGGGAGCTGATATCGTGATGGTGAAGCCGGCGCTCACCGGTCTCGACATCATAGCCAGGGCAAGGGATAAGTTCAGTGTCCCGATTGCGGCATACAACGTAAGCGGCGAGTACGCCATGATCAGCGCGTGTGCCGGTAACGGCTGGATGAATTACAGGGGAGCGGTGCATGAGCTGCTCACCGCAATTTTCCGGGCAGGCGCCGACCTTGTGGTAACATACCATGCCGTGGAGTACGCGCACTGGCAGAAAGAGGGTGTGATCTGA
- the cobA gene encoding uroporphyrinogen-III C-methyltransferase, with the protein MSEREGKGKVYIVGAGPGDPELLTVRAKRLIEGASYIVHDALVGEETLSFARVDAKLINAGKRRGKHRMEQDEINNLLAELAASGKEVVRLKGGDPFIFGRGAEEALFLKSHGIDFEVVPGLSSALAGPCLSNLPLTLRGVSDRVLILSARGPGGGDINWDCINVAGQTTVFMMGLSGAGYIAEKLREHGFPGRTPVAVIFNASLKSQHVVVTDLEGLPSSFSPGESDSPGLIVVGESVKYVRELG; encoded by the coding sequence ATGTCTGAACGGGAAGGGAAGGGGAAGGTCTACATTGTCGGCGCAGGGCCGGGAGATCCCGAGCTGCTGACAGTGAGGGCGAAGAGACTCATTGAGGGGGCATCATATATTGTCCATGATGCACTGGTCGGAGAAGAGACACTGTCTTTCGCACGGGTGGATGCGAAACTGATCAATGCCGGAAAGAGAAGGGGAAAGCACAGGATGGAGCAGGATGAAATAAACAATCTTCTGGCAGAGCTCGCGGCATCGGGAAAGGAGGTTGTGAGACTGAAGGGAGGGGACCCGTTCATCTTCGGACGCGGAGCGGAAGAAGCACTTTTTCTTAAATCACATGGAATAGATTTCGAGGTCGTGCCTGGTCTGAGTTCCGCGCTTGCCGGCCCATGTCTTTCGAACCTGCCGCTTACCCTGAGGGGTGTCTCCGATCGCGTCCTTATCCTTTCGGCCAGGGGGCCCGGAGGAGGGGATATCAACTGGGACTGCATAAACGTCGCAGGTCAGACAACAGTATTCATGATGGGGCTGTCCGGAGCCGGGTACATAGCGGAAAAACTCAGGGAACACGGTTTTCCGGGACGCACGCCGGTTGCGGTCATTTTCAACGCCTCGCTCAAATCGCAGCATGTGGTCGTCACCGACCTGGAAGGGCTTCCCTCTTCCTTCTCGCCTGGGGAATCGGATTCGCCGGGGCTGATTGTTGTCGGGGAGTCGGTAAAATATGTCAGGGAACTGGGTTGA